The Caloramator mitchellensis genome contains a region encoding:
- a CDS encoding spore germination protein — MPSERLINDVYANIDLISSNVPSNMNFIKREVTILGSIPCFVLFISGIADKGIVEEIVIKPLMQKGSKINNQNIIDDLVKKCILASDLTVSDSIPEICYELLNGKCVVLVENIKSAVICNTASEKYRSIQESTTEKSVYGLRESFTENLNLNITMLQRKVKNPNLKVEKYMIGDKFKTEVALTYIDGIIDPLVLTNIKSRLAGLKAPAIITGGILEQFIDNRPYNLFPITKSTERPDKVVFDLLEGKAAIFISESSTALIAPATFFEFFQGFEDYSERTILANFSRLMRFIAILTVMILEPIYLVLLIYNPELFPYKLMSLIISSRQNIPLPPLLEILAMGVAIEILREGGLRLPNPIGTTLAIVGGIVIGESATRAGLVSYVTLFIVAITVICTFIIPSYQMALTIRFIRFPMLILGQMFGFYGLLVGFYFLLVHLTKMESFGIAYFSPIVPSRFTDLLDSFIRAPLKNILIEPKSLHPSRKSPK; from the coding sequence ATGCCCAGCGAAAGACTTATAAATGATGTTTACGCAAACATCGATCTGATATCGTCTAATGTGCCATCTAATATGAACTTTATTAAAAGAGAAGTAACCATATTAGGAAGCATTCCTTGCTTTGTTCTCTTTATTTCTGGAATTGCTGACAAAGGAATTGTTGAGGAAATAGTTATTAAACCATTAATGCAAAAGGGAAGCAAAATAAACAATCAAAATATAATAGATGATTTAGTGAAAAAGTGCATATTAGCTTCTGATTTAACTGTTAGCGATTCCATACCCGAAATTTGTTATGAGCTATTAAATGGTAAATGTGTTGTTTTAGTAGAAAACATCAAAAGCGCAGTAATTTGCAATACAGCAAGTGAAAAATACCGCTCAATTCAAGAATCAACAACAGAAAAATCTGTTTATGGTTTAAGGGAAAGCTTCACTGAAAATTTAAATTTAAATATTACAATGCTTCAGAGGAAAGTTAAAAATCCTAATTTAAAGGTAGAAAAATATATGATTGGAGATAAATTTAAAACAGAAGTTGCTCTAACCTATATTGATGGCATAATAGACCCTTTAGTCTTAACCAATATTAAATCCAGACTTGCAGGATTAAAAGCTCCAGCAATTATAACCGGAGGTATTTTGGAACAATTTATCGATAATAGACCATATAATCTTTTCCCAATCACTAAAAGCACAGAAAGACCTGATAAGGTAGTTTTTGATTTACTTGAGGGAAAAGCTGCAATCTTTATTTCTGAATCCTCAACTGCTCTTATTGCACCTGCTACTTTCTTTGAATTTTTTCAAGGCTTTGAAGATTATTCTGAAAGAACTATTTTGGCTAATTTTTCTAGACTAATGAGGTTTATCGCTATACTAACTGTAATGATACTAGAGCCAATTTACCTTGTTCTTTTGATATATAATCCCGAACTTTTTCCCTACAAGCTCATGAGTTTAATTATTTCATCAAGACAGAACATACCACTGCCTCCATTGCTAGAAATCCTTGCTATGGGTGTTGCAATAGAAATATTAAGAGAAGGTGGACTTAGACTGCCAAATCCAATTGGCACTACACTTGCCATTGTTGGCGGTATTGTTATAGGTGAATCTGCAACCAGAGCAGGATTAGTAAGTTATGTAACTTTGTTTATAGTTGCAATAACAGTAATTTGTACTTTTATAATACCAAGCTATCAGATGGCATTAACCATAAGATTTATAAGATTTCCAATGCTCATTCTCGGCCAAATGTTTGGATTTTATGGTCTACTTGTAGGTTTTTATTTTCTTCTTGTTCATTTGACAAAGATGGAATCCTTTGGAATAGCCTATTTTTCACCTATTGTTCCCTCTAGATTTACTGATTTGCTTGATTCTTTTATACGTGCTCCTTTAAAGAATATACTTATAGAGCCGAAAAGTTTACATCCTAGCAGAAAGAGCCCAAAATAA
- a CDS encoding OAM dimerization domain-containing protein yields the protein MSGGLYSTEKKDFDKTLDLTKVKPYGDTMNDGKVQLSFTLPVPDGERAVEAAKQLVKKMGIIDPQVVHHEALDKEFTFFVVYGSVVHSVDYTSIHVETVDVQTMSMDEVNQYIKENIGRKLVVIGASTGTDAHTVGIDAIMNMKGFAGHYGLERYEMIEAYNLGSQVPNEEFVKKAIELKADVLLVSQTVTQKDVHIQNLTHLVELLEAEGLRDKVILICGGPRITHELAKELGYDAGFGPGKYADDVATFAVTEFVNRKLSGIK from the coding sequence ATGAGCGGTGGCTTGTATTCTACAGAAAAAAAGGATTTTGATAAGACGCTGGATTTGACTAAAGTAAAACCATATGGGGATACAATGAATGATGGAAAAGTTCAATTAAGCTTTACACTGCCTGTTCCTGATGGTGAAAGAGCAGTTGAAGCTGCAAAGCAGCTTGTAAAGAAAATGGGAATAATTGATCCACAGGTTGTGCATCATGAAGCTCTTGACAAGGAATTTACATTCTTTGTTGTATACGGAAGTGTAGTTCATTCAGTTGATTATACTTCAATTCACGTTGAAACAGTTGATGTTCAAACTATGTCGATGGACGAGGTTAATCAGTATATAAAGGAAAATATCGGAAGAAAGCTTGTTGTTATAGGTGCAAGCACAGGAACTGATGCTCATACAGTAGGAATAGATGCTATTATGAACATGAAGGGATTTGCAGGGCACTATGGTCTTGAAAGATATGAAATGATAGAGGCATATAATCTTGGTAGCCAGGTTCCAAATGAAGAATTCGTTAAAAAGGCTATAGAGCTTAAGGCGGATGTTTTGTTAGTTTCACAGACCGTAACTCAAAAGGATGTTCATATTCAGAATTTAACACATCTTGTTGAACTTTTAGAGGCTGAAGGATTAAGAGATAAGGTAATTCTTATATGTGGAGGTCCAAGAATCACTCACGAACTTGCTAAGGAACTTGGTTACGACGCTGGTTTTGGGCCGGGAAAATACGCAGATGATGTTGCAACATTTGCGGTAACTGAGTTTGTAAATAGAAAACTTAGTGGTATTAAATAA
- a CDS encoding cation diffusion facilitator family transporter yields the protein MIAEFLIKKINNSNSEEKRKKLGYLSGYVGVSVNFILFLIKLIIGLISNSIAVLADAFNNLSDIGSSLITIIGFKIADKPADKEHPFGHGRGEYIAGLIVSIMVILVGFEFLRSSFDKIMHPQELNFSLTSFVIILFSITFKLWLGGFNKKLARLTSSNVLDATSFDSYSDVLITSTVAIGLFFSRYSKLPIDGYIGLLVSGFIIYAGYNLIKETISPLLGEAPDPEFVQEIVDELLTYEHIIGVHDVIVHSYGFGTHIVSIHAEVPANIDIMQLHEVIDRAENEISKKLNISLIIHMDPVNLNDTEIMQTKDEVIKILGEFPEVLSMHDFRIIGHNDHKSIIFDMVISYKILKTEESRIVKNIIKRINEVHPHYKVIIHVDRDYIQVH from the coding sequence ATGATTGCAGAATTTTTAATAAAAAAAATTAATAATAGTAATAGCGAAGAGAAAAGAAAAAAATTAGGCTATTTAAGTGGATACGTTGGGGTATCTGTAAATTTCATTCTTTTTCTAATAAAGCTAATTATAGGCCTTATTTCAAACAGCATAGCTGTTCTTGCAGATGCATTTAATAATTTGTCCGATATAGGCTCATCTTTAATAACTATAATAGGATTTAAAATTGCAGACAAACCCGCTGATAAGGAACATCCCTTCGGTCACGGAAGGGGTGAATACATAGCAGGACTTATTGTTTCAATAATGGTTATACTCGTAGGTTTTGAATTCTTAAGGTCTTCATTTGATAAAATTATGCATCCCCAGGAATTGAATTTCAGCCTTACTTCATTTGTAATAATACTATTTTCAATCACTTTTAAGCTTTGGTTAGGGGGATTTAATAAAAAGCTTGCAAGACTTACTAGCTCTAATGTTTTGGATGCTACATCCTTTGATAGTTATTCAGACGTATTAATAACCAGCACAGTAGCAATTGGGTTGTTTTTTTCAAGATATTCAAAACTTCCAATAGATGGTTATATTGGCCTGTTAGTATCTGGGTTTATTATCTATGCCGGATACAACCTTATAAAAGAAACTATAAGTCCTCTATTAGGAGAAGCGCCTGACCCTGAGTTTGTTCAGGAAATAGTAGATGAATTGTTAACGTATGAGCATATTATAGGCGTTCATGATGTAATTGTTCATAGCTATGGATTTGGAACACATATCGTATCAATTCATGCAGAAGTTCCTGCAAATATTGATATAATGCAGCTTCATGAAGTAATAGATAGAGCTGAAAATGAAATTTCAAAGAAGCTGAATATTAGCTTAATTATTCACATGGACCCTGTTAATTTAAATGACACAGAAATAATGCAGACAAAAGATGAAGTGATAAAAATACTTGGAGAATTTCCTGAAGTTCTATCGATGCACGATTTTAGAATTATTGGCCATAACGACCATAAAAGCATTATTTTTGATATGGTTATTTCATATAAAATATTGAAAACTGAAGAATCACGGATTGTAAAAAATATTATAAAACGAATCAATGAGGTTCACCCGCATTACAAAGTAATAATCCATGTCGACAGAGATTATATTCAAGTGCATTGA
- a CDS encoding lysine 5,6-aminomutase subunit alpha, producing the protein MKSKLNLNWDIVNEARNCAKSIAEDTQKFIDRHTTVAVERTICRLLGIDGVDEFGVPLPNVVVDNIKKGNGLSVGAAAFIGNAMLHTKLSPQEIAERVAKGEIDLTTFPMNDMFEIKMEVSKVAKATVERIKKNREKREELLQKYGDKKGPFLYVIVATGNIYEDIIQAKAAARQGADVIAVIRTTGQSLLDYVPYGATTEGFGGTFATQENFRLMRKALDEVGEELGRYIRLTNYCSGLCMPEIAAMGALERLDMMLNDALYGILFRDINMKRTIIDQFFSRVINGFAGVIINTGEDNYLTTADAVEEAHTVLASQFINEQFALMAGIPEEQMGLGHAFEMNPELKNGFLLELAQAQMAREIFPKAPLKYMPPTKFMTGNIFRGHIQDALFNMVTIMTGQKVHLLGMLTEAIHTPFMQDRALSIENARYIFNNMESFGDEIEFKQDGIIQRRANEVLNKANELLKEIQREGLFRTLEQGKFANIKRPINGGKGLDGVVEKDANYFNPFVELMLGGRN; encoded by the coding sequence ATGAAAAGCAAGTTAAATCTTAATTGGGATATAGTAAACGAGGCTCGAAATTGTGCTAAAAGCATAGCAGAAGATACCCAAAAATTTATTGATAGACATACGACAGTTGCAGTTGAAAGAACTATATGCAGACTTCTTGGAATAGATGGAGTTGATGAATTTGGAGTTCCACTTCCTAATGTGGTTGTGGATAATATTAAAAAAGGAAACGGATTGTCAGTAGGTGCAGCTGCATTTATTGGTAATGCAATGCTGCACACTAAATTGTCTCCTCAGGAAATAGCCGAAAGGGTAGCAAAGGGAGAGATTGATTTAACTACATTTCCGATGAATGATATGTTTGAAATAAAGATGGAAGTTTCAAAGGTGGCAAAAGCTACAGTTGAAAGAATTAAAAAGAATAGAGAGAAAAGAGAAGAGCTTCTTCAAAAGTATGGTGACAAAAAGGGACCATTCCTTTATGTAATAGTTGCAACTGGAAATATATATGAGGATATAATTCAAGCTAAGGCTGCTGCAAGACAGGGGGCAGATGTAATTGCAGTTATAAGAACAACTGGCCAAAGCCTTCTTGACTATGTTCCTTATGGAGCAACAACTGAGGGATTTGGAGGAACATTTGCAACTCAAGAAAACTTCAGACTAATGAGGAAGGCGCTTGATGAGGTTGGCGAAGAATTAGGAAGATATATAAGATTAACCAACTACTGTTCAGGTCTTTGCATGCCTGAAATAGCAGCTATGGGAGCACTTGAAAGGCTTGATATGATGCTAAACGATGCTCTATATGGAATTCTATTCAGAGATATCAATATGAAAAGAACTATTATTGACCAGTTCTTCTCAAGAGTGATAAATGGATTTGCTGGGGTTATCATAAACACAGGTGAGGATAATTATTTGACTACAGCAGATGCAGTAGAGGAGGCTCACACTGTTTTAGCATCACAATTTATTAACGAACAGTTTGCTCTTATGGCAGGAATTCCAGAGGAACAAATGGGACTTGGACATGCATTTGAAATGAATCCTGAGCTAAAAAATGGATTCCTTCTTGAACTGGCACAGGCTCAAATGGCACGAGAAATATTTCCAAAGGCTCCATTGAAATATATGCCTCCTACTAAGTTTATGACAGGTAATATATTCAGAGGACATATACAGGATGCTCTTTTTAATATGGTTACAATTATGACAGGACAAAAGGTTCATTTGCTTGGGATGCTAACCGAAGCAATTCATACTCCTTTTATGCAGGATAGAGCACTATCAATTGAAAATGCCAGATATATATTCAACAACATGGAATCCTTTGGAGATGAAATTGAATTCAAGCAGGATGGAATAATTCAAAGAAGGGCAAATGAAGTATTAAATAAAGCTAATGAACTTTTAAAGGAAATACAAAGAGAGGGATTGTTTAGAACACTTGAACAAGGAAAATTTGCTAATATTAAAAGACCTATAAACGGTGGTAAAGGACTTGACGGGGTTGTTGAAAAGGATGCAAATTACTTCAATCCATTCGTAGAACTTATGCTGGGAGGTAGAAACTAA
- the tyrS gene encoding tyrosine--tRNA ligase, whose amino-acid sequence MSILDVLKERGFIEQYSHEEEIKELLDKEKVTFYIGFDPTADSLHVGHFIQLMVMSHLQRAGHRPIVLIGGGTAMVGDPSGKTDMRKMLTKEDIQHNVDRIKLQMEKFIDFSDGKAILVNNADWLWNLNYIDFLREIGVHFSVNRMLTAECFKQRLERGLSFLEFNYMLMQAYDFLELNRRYGCKLEVGGNDQWSNILAGVDLIRRKEAKEAYGLTIALLTNSEGKKMGKTEKGALWLDAEKTSPYDFYQYWRNIDDADVEKCLKLLTFLPMDEVNRLSSLKDKEINEAKKVLAFEITKLIHGEEEALKSQKAAEALFGGGGDLSNVPTASINRDSLGSKVLDVLVEAKVIPSKSEGKRLIQQGGLYINDEKISDFDAVLTEDMFKDGYILVRRGKKNYNKIELL is encoded by the coding sequence TTGTCGATTTTAGATGTTTTAAAGGAAAGAGGGTTTATAGAACAATATTCACACGAGGAAGAAATAAAAGAGCTTCTTGATAAGGAAAAGGTTACATTTTACATAGGATTCGACCCTACAGCAGACAGCCTTCACGTTGGACATTTTATTCAGCTAATGGTTATGTCCCATCTTCAAAGGGCAGGACATAGACCAATTGTATTAATCGGCGGTGGGACTGCTATGGTTGGAGACCCATCAGGTAAAACGGATATGAGAAAAATGTTAACTAAAGAGGACATACAACATAACGTTGATAGGATTAAATTGCAAATGGAAAAATTCATAGACTTTTCTGATGGCAAAGCTATTTTAGTTAACAATGCAGATTGGTTGTGGAATCTTAACTATATTGATTTTCTAAGAGAAATAGGCGTTCATTTTTCAGTCAACAGAATGCTTACCGCTGAATGCTTTAAACAAAGGCTCGAAAGAGGATTATCTTTCCTTGAATTCAACTATATGCTAATGCAGGCTTACGACTTTTTAGAATTAAACAGAAGATACGGCTGTAAGTTAGAAGTCGGTGGGAATGACCAATGGTCCAACATATTAGCAGGCGTTGACCTTATTAGAAGAAAGGAAGCAAAGGAAGCATATGGCCTTACAATTGCACTTTTAACCAACTCAGAAGGAAAGAAGATGGGCAAAACTGAAAAGGGTGCACTATGGCTTGATGCTGAAAAGACTTCCCCATATGATTTCTATCAATACTGGAGAAACATCGATGATGCAGACGTTGAAAAGTGCCTGAAGCTACTAACATTCCTTCCGATGGACGAAGTTAATAGACTATCTTCGCTTAAGGATAAGGAAATAAACGAAGCTAAAAAGGTATTAGCTTTTGAAATAACAAAACTTATCCATGGCGAGGAAGAGGCATTAAAGTCCCAGAAGGCCGCTGAAGCCCTATTTGGCGGTGGTGGAGACTTGAGCAATGTTCCTACTGCTTCAATCAATAGAGATAGTCTAGGCTCAAAAGTTCTTGACGTCCTTGTTGAGGCTAAGGTTATTCCTTCAAAAAGCGAAGGAAAGAGGTTGATTCAGCAGGGTGGTTTATATATAAACGATGAAAAGATTAGCGACTTTGATGCCGTATTAACTGAAGATATGTTCAAGGACGGCTATATACTCGTAAGACGTGGCAAGAAAAATTACAACAAAATAGAACTTTTATAA
- a CDS encoding LTA synthase family protein → MDTIKNRIKISLKLLPDVYIFIAIVFIKLISLNIVLKVLNQSTIYSIIGILGSAFLFASFLCLFKFRVRIIAFYIIDLIISLVILTDVVYNRYFLDVTSAALIKQAGLVGEVKDSVNALFKPWDLLYFIDFIVVAVLYKKIKDKIVEDELKLARRFTSFALFIIFAFTFNYQSVKALEKRQPGILKTMYDKKYIVSNIGSINFHIFDLYSYITRNVLKIKDIDEIEAENTLNWFEEKNSNRALKYFGQYKGKNLIVVQLEAFQGFVLNRKLNGVEITPNLNKLAKNSLVFENYYYQTAWGGTSDAEFLSNVSLLPAREGSVYYQYAGNLYDSLAKELKGQGYFTSVMHANRPGFWNRTNMYKALGFDDYESEQNFNIDEIQGMGLSDKSFFIQAVEKMKGFNNPFYSFLITLSSHFPYKDYQNKIADIMDVGEFEGDTVGDYLKAVKYTDVAIGTFIEELKKSGLWDNSIVVFYGDHAAIPYEKKNKLAKLLYGKNDLSTFEWVTNQKVVMMIHFPDEKIKGVDKSTAGQMDLYPTLANLYGLEPKYMLGRDLLNNNEGFILTRDGNFADNNYVYLKAEDKLVEIKSGKEVDKSKHQDLFERYKTYTDKSNKMIEYDLLNYKTDDEK, encoded by the coding sequence GTGGATACTATTAAGAATAGAATAAAAATAAGTTTAAAACTACTACCTGACGTTTACATTTTTATTGCTATCGTTTTTATTAAATTGATTTCTTTAAATATAGTTTTAAAAGTCCTAAATCAATCGACTATTTATTCAATTATAGGCATACTTGGTTCGGCATTTTTGTTTGCTTCTTTTTTATGTTTATTTAAATTTAGAGTTAGAATCATTGCATTTTATATAATCGATTTAATCATTAGTTTAGTAATTTTAACGGATGTAGTTTATAACAGGTATTTTCTTGATGTTACCTCTGCTGCATTGATTAAGCAGGCAGGTTTGGTAGGGGAAGTAAAGGACAGTGTCAACGCACTTTTTAAACCCTGGGATTTACTGTATTTTATAGATTTCATTGTTGTTGCAGTATTATACAAAAAGATAAAGGACAAAATTGTTGAAGACGAACTTAAATTAGCAAGAAGATTTACATCTTTTGCGCTTTTTATCATTTTTGCTTTTACATTTAACTATCAAAGCGTCAAGGCATTAGAAAAAAGACAACCTGGTATACTAAAGACTATGTATGACAAGAAATACATAGTGTCCAACATTGGAAGTATTAATTTTCATATTTTTGACCTATACAGCTATATAACAAGAAATGTTCTAAAAATAAAGGATATCGATGAAATAGAAGCTGAGAATACATTAAACTGGTTTGAAGAAAAAAATTCAAATAGAGCACTAAAATATTTTGGCCAATATAAGGGTAAGAACTTAATTGTTGTTCAATTAGAAGCTTTCCAGGGATTTGTTTTAAATAGAAAATTAAATGGGGTTGAGATAACACCGAATTTGAATAAATTAGCTAAAAACAGTTTGGTATTTGAAAACTATTACTATCAGACGGCATGGGGAGGGACTTCTGATGCAGAATTTTTGAGCAATGTTTCACTTCTTCCTGCACGAGAAGGCTCAGTTTATTATCAATATGCCGGCAATTTATATGATTCCCTTGCGAAAGAGTTAAAGGGACAAGGATACTTTACTTCTGTTATGCACGCAAACAGACCAGGATTCTGGAACAGAACAAATATGTATAAAGCATTAGGTTTTGATGATTATGAAAGCGAACAGAACTTTAACATAGATGAAATTCAAGGCATGGGTCTTAGCGATAAGTCGTTCTTCATTCAAGCAGTAGAAAAAATGAAGGGATTTAATAATCCTTTTTATAGCTTTTTAATAACGCTTTCAAGCCATTTTCCATACAAAGACTATCAAAATAAAATTGCTGATATAATGGACGTTGGAGAATTTGAGGGGGACACTGTTGGAGATTATTTGAAGGCTGTGAAATATACAGACGTTGCCATTGGGACCTTTATAGAGGAGCTTAAAAAATCAGGATTATGGGATAATTCAATAGTCGTATTTTATGGCGACCATGCTGCGATTCCGTATGAAAAGAAAAATAAACTTGCAAAACTTCTGTATGGTAAAAACGATTTGTCTACATTTGAATGGGTTACTAATCAAAAAGTAGTTATGATGATACATTTTCCAGATGAAAAGATAAAGGGAGTGGATAAATCAACGGCAGGTCAGATGGATTTGTATCCAACCCTTGCAAATTTATACGGACTTGAGCCTAAATATATGCTAGGAAGGGATTTGCTAAATAACAATGAAGGATTTATACTAACGAGAGATGGAAATTTTGCTGATAATAATTATGTTTACTTAAAAGCAGAAGATAAACTAGTTGAAATTAAATCAGGCAAAGAAGTTGATAAGTCAAAACATCAAGACCTCTTTGAAAGATATAAGACTTATACAGATAAATCAAATAAAATGATTGAGTATGATTTATTAAACTACAAGACAGATGATGAAAAATAA
- a CDS encoding DUF445 family protein — translation MKILLSIIIGATIGYITNYIAIKMLFRPFREIKIWGIKLPFTPGLIPKERGRIAKSVGETIGTHLLSSEIIADVLRSDRINEEIKKWFKGKYIEIKTSNIKLDDFARKYLNEQYDEVKIKIKNQFKRRINSLLNDGNFLDTLKFILRGQLEKLDIEKLFNYLFSNEKFIDLIYSLIDNTIFRISASKKKIKDIIPERTLDYLKESVINNKDDIANYIQSSLKRPYIRNKVVMFLNDIIQQNFGKFISMFISPDFVAQKVIASIEDYLEKKENKMDLAIIINNFIDNIAETDVSSLMNLIWDKNEFVREVSEKLLFELERESNLLTLERLTKKYFNDENSINCIFEKFDEFKKSDSFGILIDSIVDKSLNIFLNANLDKILEDINPEELETFFDTIKRGLEELLKNNIEYFIELLNISKIVEDRINSFDVEFAEKIILEVASKELKAITWLGALLGGLIGLLNPLIELIL, via the coding sequence ATGAAGATATTATTATCAATAATTATTGGTGCAACTATTGGATATATTACAAATTATATTGCAATAAAGATGCTTTTTAGACCTTTCAGGGAAATTAAAATCTGGGGAATAAAATTGCCTTTTACTCCTGGTCTAATTCCAAAGGAGAGGGGAAGAATTGCTAAAAGTGTGGGTGAAACGATAGGTACTCATCTTCTATCATCAGAAATTATAGCAGATGTTTTAAGAAGTGATAGAATAAACGAAGAAATAAAGAAATGGTTTAAAGGGAAATATATTGAAATTAAAACTAGTAATATAAAATTAGATGACTTTGCAAGAAAATATCTTAATGAGCAATACGACGAAGTCAAAATTAAAATTAAGAATCAATTTAAAAGAAGGATAAATTCTCTGTTAAATGACGGAAATTTTTTGGACACTTTAAAATTTATCCTGAGAGGTCAATTAGAAAAATTAGACATAGAGAAATTATTTAATTATCTATTTTCGAATGAAAAATTCATTGATCTCATTTATTCACTAATTGACAATACAATCTTTAGGATTTCAGCCAGCAAAAAGAAAATTAAAGATATAATACCTGAAAGAACATTAGATTATCTAAAGGAATCTGTAATTAACAATAAAGATGATATTGCTAATTACATACAGAGCAGTTTAAAAAGACCTTATATTAGAAATAAAGTAGTGATGTTTCTTAACGATATTATACAGCAGAATTTTGGAAAATTTATCTCTATGTTTATAAGTCCAGATTTTGTAGCTCAAAAAGTCATTGCATCAATAGAAGATTATTTAGAAAAAAAAGAGAATAAGATGGATTTAGCTATTATAATAAACAATTTTATTGATAACATTGCTGAAACAGATGTTAGTAGTTTAATGAACTTAATTTGGGATAAGAATGAATTTGTAAGAGAAGTATCTGAAAAATTGTTATTTGAATTAGAAAGAGAATCGAATTTATTAACCTTAGAGAGATTGACAAAAAAATACTTTAATGATGAAAATTCAATAAATTGTATATTTGAAAAATTTGATGAATTTAAGAAATCTGACAGTTTCGGTATTTTAATCGATTCTATAGTAGATAAATCATTAAATATTTTTCTAAATGCCAATTTGGATAAAATTTTAGAAGATATAAATCCAGAGGAACTTGAAACATTTTTTGATACTATAAAACGTGGACTAGAGGAATTATTGAAAAATAACATAGAGTATTTTATTGAATTATTGAATATTTCTAAAATCGTAGAAGACAGGATAAACAGTTTTGATGTTGAATTTGCAGAAAAGATAATTTTGGAAGTTGCAAGCAAGGAATTAAAGGCTATAACGTGGCTTGGTGCACTTTTAGGAGGATTAATTGGACTATTAAACCCTTTAATAGAACTTATTTTATAA